From the Acidobacteriota bacterium genome, the window TCCGCGCCATCCTGGAGAAGAAGAGCCGGTCGGCGGCGGGAGCGACGGCGCCGGCAGAGGGACTCTACCTGGTGAGCGTGGAGTATTAGGTTTCTTCGGCTGCGATGCCCGAGGGGGCTGCGCTCAGCCGATGGTGCCGCCGGCGGCTCTGGCCTGGGTGTCCGTAGCGGCGCTGAGGCGGCGGTAAGCGAAGGCGCCGCGCACACCGGTGATGAACATGAGTGTAAGGAAGATGCCCAGTGGCAGGCTCGCCGGGCTGGTGTCTTGGGTCATCATGCTGATGCGCTCGAGGATAAAGAGGACGAGGGCGATCACGGCGGCGGTGCGCGAGAAGCGGCGCAGGAAGATGCCGAGGACGAGGAAGATGGCGGCGTCTACGAGCGCCCATCCGCTGATGCCGGGAATGACGGTCGTGCCAGCGAGGGCGATGCCGGCGACGATAGCAGTGAGTCCGGCGATGAAAAAAGCGGCGCCGGCCGCGGTGCGGCAAGCTTTCTTGGCGGATTCCAGATCGGTGACTTCCGGCCAGAACGGGTTTGCCATGGGCGCCTCTTTGGATCGGGCTGCGCGAAAAGTGGCGTGATGGTACTGCCGCCGGGAGCGGAGTTCAAGCGGCAGCATCGGGTACAATCGACTTTTACGGAAGCGAAGCTCGCAGCGTCGGAGAGAAGCGATGGCTGGTTCCGATACCACGGTGGTCGTCCCGCAGTTGCCCAACCACAAGACCAAGCTGAAGAAGCCGGGGCAGCGCTCGTGCAACGAGAAAGACGCCAAGGGCAAACTCTGTGGTGGGCACTTGAAACGCTGGTTCTACATGGCCGACGTGAAAGAGCAGGAGTGCGGCGACATCGAGCGCCAGCTCGGGCCGGACGCAGAGATCTATCGCTGCGAGCATTGCAAGACACTGTACTTTCCGAATCCGCAGGAGCCGGGCGCGCTGAACGTGGCCGGGCGGGGAAGCATCTCGGATTTCGGGCTGACGGTGGCGCCGAAGGGCGACAAGGCGAAGACGTAGGCTCCTTCGGTCATGAAGCACCATCACCTCATCTACGACTGGAACACGCAGCATGCGGCGCTCAAGCCGGGCGGACGGCGCGTGCTGCTGAATGACGAGTCGCTGCGCGACGGACTCCAGTCGCCATCCGTCAAGGATCCCGCCATCGAACAGAAGATCGAGATCCTTCACCTGATGGAGGGGCTGGGCATCAACATGCTCGACATCGGATTGCCGGGCGCCGGTCCGCGAGCGTACGGTGACGTGGAACGGCTGGCGCGCGAGATCGCGCGCGCGCAGTTGAAGATCAAGCCGAACTGCGCCGCGCGGACGCACAAGAACGACATCACGCCGGTAGCGGAGATCTCGCAGAAGGCGGGCATCGCGATCGAGTGCGCCACGTTCATCGGGTCGAGCCCCATCCGCCGCTACACCGAGGATTGGTCGGACGACTTCCTGCAGAAGACCACCGCCGACGCGGTGACCTACGCGCGCTCGCTCGGCCTCGATGTGATGTACGTCACCGAAGACACCTCGCGTTGCGATCCCGCGACGGTGAAGCGGCTCTACACCACGGCGATCGAGTGTGGCGCGCGCGCGATCGCGGTCTGCGATACCTGCGGGCACGCGACGCCAGATGGCGTTCGCGCGCTGATCACGTTTGTGATGAATGAAGTGGTCGAGCCTTCGGGCGAGAAGATCCGCGTGGACTGGCATGGCCACTGCGACCGCGGCCTGGCCATCGCGAACTCGTTCGCCGCGCTCGAAGCAGGCGCGGATTGCGTGCACGCATGCGCCATCGGCATCGGCGAACGTGTGGGCAACACGCAGATGGACCAGATGCTGGTGAACCTGAAGCTGATGGGCGTGTCGCCGTGGCTGGAGCAGGACCTCTCGAAACTGAAGGAGTATTGCGAGAAGGTGTCGCAGTACACGGGCGTGCCCATCCCGAAGAATTATCCGGTGGTGGGAGCGGACGCCTTCCGCACCGCGACCGGCGTGCACGCTTCGGCGGTGATCAAGGCCATCAAGAAGGGCGACCGCGCGCTGGCCGACGAGGTCTACTCGGGCGTGCCGGCGAGCGAGTTTGGGATGACGCAGACGATCGAGGTCGGCCCCATGTCGGGGAAGTCGAACATCATCCATTGGCTGGAGACGCGCGGCATCCCGCTCGCGGATGTGGTGATCGAGCGCATCTATCAGCGCGCGAAGCAGTCCGACCGTCTGCTGACCGAAGCGGAGATCATGGAGTGCTGCCAGGAGGCGGCGAAGTCTTCTTAGCTCAAGTCCCTACGAAGAACACCCAAGATGCTTCGCGACCGATACCCGCGCTGGAGAGAACGCGCGGGGCCCTCGGTCACTCAGCATGACCCATCTTTAAAATCGGCCGTCCTTCGGCAATCCATCTGCTACCTAGCTATAGTAGTCAGCCTGATGGCAGCCACGCGCACCGACGCCGCCGCACCGCCACTCACCCCGCAGCAGGAAGTGGCGCGGGTGGCCGGCGCCGACGAATTCCACGCGGGCATAAACTGGCTGCGCGCGCACACCCGCGAGATCGCCGAGCGCCAGATGGAGCTCACCGCGATCGCGGCGCCTCCGTTCGGCGAGGCGAAGCGCTCGGCGTGGCTGGCGGAAAAGTTCAAAGAGATCGGGCTGACCGAGGTGAAGACGGACGAACTGGGGAACGTCTTTGGTATACGGCGCGGGGGCAAGAGCGCCCCGGGAAAGCCTGAGAAGTACGTCGCAGTGACGGCGCACATCGATACCGTGTTCGCGGCGGGAACGAAGATCGACGTCCGGCGTGAAGGGACGAAGCTTTACGGGCCGGGCATCAGCGACAACGGCGCCGGGGTGAGCGCGCTGCTCGCCGTGGCACAGGCGTTCGACGCGGCCAAGGTGAAGCTGGGAATGCCGATCGTCTTCATCGGGAACGTGGGGGAAGAGGGTGAGGGCGACCTGCGCGGGATGCGTCACATATTTGCCGGGCCTTGGAAAAATAAGATCGCGTACACGCTGGTGGTGGACGGCGCGGCCACCGACACAGTCATCGCGCAGGCGCTGGGCAGCCGGCGCTTCGAAGTGACGGTGCGCGGCGCGGGTGGCCATTCGTGGAGCGACTTCGGCGTGCCCAATCCCATCGTCGCGCTGGCGCGCGCGGTGGCAAAGTTTGCGGCCACGCCCGTGCCGGCCGATCCCAAGACCACATTCAACATCGGAGCGATAAGCGGTGGGACAAGCGTGAACTCGATCCCGGAGTCGGCAACGATGCGAGTGGACCTGCGGTCGGCGTCGGCGGAGGAGATCGAGAAGCTCGAAGCCGCGTTACGGCGTGCGGTGCTCGAGAGCGTTGCCGATACCAAACCGGCGCAAGCGGGACAGGCGGCGCTGAGTTATGAGATCAAAGCCATCGGGAGCCGTCCGGCGGCGGAGTTGAAAGAGGATGCGCGCATGCTGCAGGTCATCCGTGCGGTGGACGCGCAGCTGGGGAACACGGCGCGGATGCAACGGGCGTCCACCGACGCGAACATCCCGCTCGCGCTGGGGATGGAGGCGCTCGCGATCGGGGCGGGCGGTGCTGGCGGCGGCGCGCACACGCTGCATGAGTGGTATGACACCACCAACCGCGACCTGGGCCTCAAACGGATCGTGCTGACGGTGATGACTCTGGCGGGGGTGGAATGAAAATGCTTTCCGCCGCGGATGGACGCGGGTGGGCGCGGATAGTTCTTTTCCTTTTCTTTTTGGCAGCGGTCGGTTTGGCGCAGACGAAGCAGACGGCGGACGTGATCTACGTCAATGGCAATGTGTACACAGGGTCGAAGTACGACGCAGAGTATGGCCGCGCGCACACTGTAGGGAATGTACCCGCGCAATCGTTGGCGGTTAAAGAGGGCAAGGTTATCGCCGCCGGGCGTAATGCCGATGTGGAGCGACTGCGAGGCAGCGGTACCAAGGTCATCGATCTGCACGGCGCGTTCGTTATGCCGGGGTTCAACGACGCGCACGTGCATCTTGCGAATGCCGGCTTCGAGAAGCTGAACGTGAACCTGATCGGCTCGACGTCCCTCGACGACATGAAGCAGCGCATCGCGGCCGCGGCAAGAGAGCGTCCCGCGGGCGAGTGGTTGCAAGGGCGCGGCTGGGACCACACGAAGTGGTCGAGAGTCGGAGGTGGGGACGCAACTCTCCCCACGCGGCAGGACCTCGACGCGGTCACAGGGGACCATCCGGCGATATTCACGCGCGTGGACGGACACATCGCGATCGCGAACACGGCTGCGCTGAAAGACGCAGGTGTGACCAAGACGACGAAAGCTCCAAGCGGCGGGGCGATCGATGTGGACGCGCAGGGTGAGCCGACAGGGATACTGCGCGAGGGCGCGCGCGACCTTGTCTACTCCAAGATCCCAGCCCCAACGCCGGTGCAGCGGCGGCGCGGGCTCGAGCTGGCGCTGGCCGACGCGGTCGCGCACGGCATCACCAGCGCGCAGGACAACTCCGAGTGGGCCGACTTCCTCGTCTTCGAAGAACTGGAGCGTGAAGGCAAGCTCACGCTGCGCGTCACCGAGTGGCTGCCGTTCCGGGCGGACCTGAAGTTGTTGGGCGAGCATCGCGCGCGCCATCCGCAGGCCGACCCTATGTTGCACACCGGCATGCTGAAGGGGTTTATGGACGGGTCGCTGGGATCGCGGACGGCGGCGCTGCTCGTGCCCTACTTCGACGATCCCAAGAACACAGGCCTGCCCCAGTTCAAGGAGCATGACCTCGAAGAGATGACGCGGGACCGCGCCAACGCCGGCTTCCAAGTCGGCTTCCACGCCATCGGCGATCGCGGCGTGGCGCTGGCGCTGGCAGGATTCGGTGAAGCGTGGCGCGAATGGCACGAGCGCAAAGGGAATCGCGGCAAGGAGCCCGACTTCCGCTTCCGCATCGAGCATGCGCAGGTGGTGGCGCCCAGCCAGTTCCAGGAGATGCGCGAACTTCGTGTCATCGCCAGCGTGCAGCCGAACCATCTGCTGACCGACATGAACTGGGCGGAGGCGCGCATCGGAGCGGAGCGCGCGAAGACGTCGTATCCGTGGCGCGAGTTCTTGCAGAACAAGATTCCCCTCGCGTTTGGGACGGATTATCCGGTCGAGCCCATCACGCCCTTCCGCGGACTCTATGCCGCGGTCACCCGCAAAAGTGAAGACGGGAAGAAGACGTACTATCCCGAGCAGAAGCTGACCATCGACGAAGCCATCGCGGCTTATACGACCGGCGCGGCGTATGCCGAGTTTGCGGAGAAAGACAAAGGGACGCTCGAGCCGGGCAAGCTCGCTGACTTCGTGGTGCTCGATCGCGACATCACCAAGGTGGCGCCGGAGGAGATACTGAAGACGAAGGTGCTGCGCACGGTGGTGGGCGGGAAGACGGTGTACGAGGCGAAGTGATTTGCCGATTTGAAATCGAGGAGCCCCAGAGTTAGTATCACCGGTCGGAAGCCATGCCGCAGAATTACATCCCGATATTCCTATTCATGGTGGTGGCGCTGGCGATCCCGGTGGTGACGCTGGTGATCGCGAAGGCGGTGCGTCCGGATAATCCGCACGCCGCCAAGCTGATGCCGTATGAGTGCGGCATCGATCCGGTGGACTCGGCGCGCGGTCGCTACACCGTGCGGTTCTACATCGTGGCCATCCTGTTCGTGGTGTTCGACGTGGAGACCATCTTCCTGTTCCCGTGGGCGGTGCAGTTCAAGATGCTGGGCTGGTTCGGGTTCGTGGAGATGATGACCTTCCTGGCCATCCTGGTGGTTGGATACGTGTGGATATGGAAGAAGGGCGCGCTGGAATGGGTGTAGCCCATTGTCGATCCACGATCTTCGATTTTGACGATTTTCGGGGCGGCTGAGGCCGCCCCGTTGTTGTTTCGTGCTGCGTTGACACTCCACATTCAAGCTGTTAGAAAGTAAGGTTCTTCCACGATTTCTGCGGTTGGCAGTCAACAGTGAATGGCTGACGAAACCAAACGCACTCCCTCGGACCAGCAAGGCGCGCAAGGCGGAAGCAAGCCGCCGGCCGACAAAGCCGCTATTCCACAAACTCCCGCAGCAGCGACGCATCCCGCGCCGCCGCCCAAGCCGACCGGGCCGGCAGCGACGCCGTGGGAGCACGAGCGCGTTGCGCGGCTGAAGTCCGCATACGGCTCAGGGATCAAAGACGCGCTGACCTACCTCGGACAGAACTACCTGGTCGTCAATAAAGAGTCCGCCTTCGAGGTGCTGCGCACGTTGCGCGATGACGAGCACTTCGAATATCTCGTCGACGTGACGTGCGTGCATTATCCCGACCGCGAAGAGCCCTTCGAAGTGGTGTGGATGCTGTATTCGTTCGCGAAGAACGAACGCATGCGGGTAAAAGCTTCGTTCAAGGATGGCGAGAAGGCAGCGAGCGTAGTGGCGTTGTGGCCGACGGCGAACTGGCTGGAGCGCGAGGCTTTCGACATGTTCGGGGTGGAGTTCGACGGACATCCTGACATGCGGCGCATCCTGCTGCCGGATGGATGGAAGGGACACCCGCTGCGCAAGGACTACGGCATCATCCAGCAGGATAAAGAGTGGGTGCAGATCAATCTCGGCATCGAGAGCGGGCAATAGCGCTACCTATGGCTGAGATCCTCAAGAGCGAGCAGAGCGCGAGTTCGGTGAAGCACCTCGAACTGGAGGCGACGCCGGCGCCGGCGTATCTCGATTCCGATGAGCTCATCCTGAACATGGGCCCGCAGCATCCGTCGACGCACGGCGTGCTGCGCGTGATCCTGAAGCTCGATGGCGAGAAGGTGATGGGCACCGAGTGCGTGATCGGTTACCTGCACCGCGGCGTGGAGAAGATCGCGGAGCACCGCACTTACGCGATGTTCAATCCCTACGTGGACCGCATGGATTACGTGGCTGCGGTCTCGAACGGGCTGGGTTACTGCGAAGCGGTGGAGAAGTTGATGAATGTGGAGGCGCCGCCGCGCGCGCAGTACATCCGCGTGACCCTCGCCGAGCTGAACCGGATGGCGAGCCACATGCTGTGGCTGGGAACGCACGCGCTCGATATCGGCGCCATCACGCCGCTGTTCTACACCTTCCGCGACCGCGAAGAGATCCTGAAGATATTCGAGAAGTATTGCGGCGCGCGCCTGACCACACACGCCTTCCGCATCGGCGGCTGCCTGTATGAGACCTACGATGGCTTTGAAGACGAGGTCCGCAGGTTCGTGAAGTTCGTGCGTCCGAAGATCGATGAGTACGAGACGCTGCTGACCACGAACCGCATCTGGGTGGAGCGCACCAAAGGCGTTGGATTCATCTCGGGCGACGATTGCAAGGCGATGGGCGTGACCGGGCCGGTGCTGCGCGCGAGCGGAGTGAAGTGGGACATCCGGAAGGCGCAGCCCTACTCGGGCTACCAGGATTTCGATTTCGATATTCCCGTGGGGACGAACGGCGACACCTACGACCGGTACCTGGTGCGCATCGCGGAGATGCGGCAGTCGTTGCGGATCATCGAGCAGGCGGTGGAGAAGCTGCCCGAAGGTCCGGTGATGGCGAAGGTGCCGAAGGTGGTGAAGCCGCCGGTGGGCGAGATCTATCACAGCATCGAGAGCCCTAAAGGGGAGCTTGGATATTTCATCGTAAGTGACGGCAGCACACAGCCTTACCGGATACGCGTGCGTCCGCCCTCGTTCGTGAATCTGCAAGCGCTCGACATGATGGTGCGCGGCGCGCTGGTCGCGGACGTGGTCGCGGTGATCGGGACGATCGACATCGTGCTGGGGGAGGTCGATCGCTGATGCCGCAGTGGGCGCAAAGCACGCTCGATTACCTGAAATCGAATGGCACGCCAGGTTGGTACGCCGACCCGGTTGCCGCCACAATCTGGGCGGTCATTTATATCCTCCTTATATTCACGGGCGTGTCGATCGCGGTGATCGCGATGAACTGGCTGGAGCGGAAGATCCTGGCGCACATGCAGGTACGGCTTGGCCCGATGCGTGTTGGTCCGCACGGATTGCTGCAGCCGATCGCAGACGCGCTCAAACTGCTGATCAAGGAAGACATCATGCCGTCGGAGGCCGACAAGGTCGTCTTCTGGCTGGCGCCGGTGACGGTAGTGATCACGGCGTTCACGGTGTACATCGTGATCCCGTTCGGGCCGCAGCATGCCGTCACGGACATGAACATCGGCTTGCTCTTCATGCTGGGCGTGTCGTCGATCAGCGTACTGGGAATCATCATGGCGGGATGGGCGTCGAACTCGCACTATCCGCTGATGGGCTCGCTGCGCTCGAGCGCGCAGATGGTGAGCTACGAGATCGCGATGGGCATGGCGGTGGTCTCGGCCGTGCTGATGACGAGCTTCAAGGGTGGTGGGAACTTCCTGCAGCAGATCTACGGCACCGGCGGCCCGAGCGTCGGGACGCTGAGCATGATCGGCATCGTGCGCGCGCAGGAGATGCAAGGCACGTGGTTCGTGTTCAAGTTCTTTCCGCTGGGACTGATGGCATTCTTCATCTTCGCGGTGGCAATGGTGGCAGAGACCAACCGCGCGCCCTTCGACCTGCCGGAAGCGGAGTCGGAGCTGGTCGCCGGATTCCATACCGAATATTCCGGATTCCGCTGGTCGCTGTTCTTCCTGGCTGAGTACGCGGCGATGATCGCGGTATCGTCGATCGCGGTGACGCTGTGGCTGGGGGGATGGATGCGTCCGTTCAGCAGCTGGCGCGGGCCGGAGGTCAACATCCCGCACTACTGGTCGGGCGGCGCGATCGACCTGGCGTTCGCACTGCTCCCGGCGCTCACCTTCTTCGTGCTCGCGCTGATGTCGTTCATCGGCACGGTAAGGATGCCGAAGCTTCCCGCGTTCCGGATCCAGACCATCGGACTGGCCGGCTTCGCGGCGGCGCTGGGATTCATCGGACTGGTGCTGCTCGAGCCGCACGTGCGCGACCGCATCCAGGATATCTACTGGTTCTCACTGAAGGTCGCGGTGTTTATGTACATGTACATCTGGTATCGCGGCACGTTCCCGCGCTACCGCTTCGATCAACTGATGCACTTGGGATGGAAGTTCATGATCCCGACGGGGATCGCGGTGCTCATCCTGACGGCCGTGCTGGGGGTCCTGCTATGACCATGAAGAAATTCCTGCGCAAAGTCCTGCTGCTCGACCTGTTGCAAGGACTCTCGCTGACCTTCCGCTACCAGGATCCGAAGGAGATCTACACCGAGCAATATCCGCTGCAGCGTCCCGAGGTGGCGGAGCGCTATCGCGGCGCGCCGCGGCTGAACGTGAATCCAGACACCAACGAGACGCTGTGCATCGCATGCGACCTGTGTGCGCTGGCGTGTCCGGAGCATTTGATCGTGGTGACGAGCGAGCGCAACGAGAAGACGCGCCGCAAGGAACTCACCACGTTTACCTACGACCTGAGCCGGTGCATGTTCTGCGGGCTGTGCGAGGACGCGTGCCCCACCGACGCGCTCGAACTGACGCAGGATTTCGAGTTGGCAAGCTACACGCGCGAGGGCGCGATTTGGGACCGGCAGACGCTGGAGCAAGGTCCGCAGCCCACTGTCTATAAGAAGTAGCGGCAGCTTGAAGGATTTGTAATTGGGTAATTGGGTAATTGGGTAGTTAGGTTCCGGTTGAATCACCCAATTACTAAATAACCCAATTACCAAGTGAGGTTTAATGCAGCCGGTAGCGACAACCTGGTTCTTCTACGGACTGAGCGCGATCGCCATCGTGAGCGCGCTGATGGTGATCATGCGCCGGAACCCGGTGCATTCGGCGATCGCGCTGGTGTTCACGTTGCTGTCCGTGGCCGGGCTCTACCTGATGCTGTACGCGCCGTTCGTGGCCGGCGTGCAGATCATCCTTTATGTGGGCGGCATCATGGTGCTGTTCCTGTTCGTGATCATGCTGGTGAACATCGATCGCAACCTGCGCGAAGAGCAATTCAACCGCCAGTGGCTGGTCGCTACTGTGGCCACGGTGGTGCTGGCCGCGCTGTTCGGATACGTGTACCTGCACGGCCGGGCATTCTTTCCGGCCGCGGTGCCGCCGACGCCCGAGCAGGTGAACACGCAACAGGTCGGCATGATGCTGTACACGGCTTACATGTACCCGTTCGAGATCGCGTCCCTGCTATTGCTGGTGGCGATCATCGGCGCGGTGGTGATGGCGAAGAAGAGGATCTGATGGGCGAGATCAGCACCATCCATTATCTGGTGGTCGCGGCGGCGCTGTTCGCCATCGGGACGATCGGCGTGCTCACCCGGCGCAACGTGGTGATCATCCTGATGTCGATCGAGCTCATCCTGAACGCGGTGAATCTAAACCTGGTGGCGTTCTCGCGCATGTATGGCACGCTGCATGGGCAGGTATTCTCCATCTTTATCATCACCGACGCGGCGGCGGAGGCGGCGGTGGGGCTGGGCATCCTGATCGCGTTCTTCCGGAATAAAGAGACGATCAACGCGGATGAGGTCGATCTCTTAAAGTGGTGAGTTGCGAGTTGCGAGCTGCGAGTAGCCGAAGAGCTTGAAACGCAGAGAGCGCAGAGACGTTGAAAGAGCGGGGAGAGTTTCGAACTAAAAGCGCATGTTCTTCTTAGAACACATATGGATAGTGCCGCTGCTGCCGCTGGCCGGCGCAGCGGTGATGTTCTTCTTTGGAAGGGCATGGCGGACGCCTACGCCGGCCGGAGCGGAAGGCGTTTCTTCGCACGGGGGACACGACGATGCGGGAGCGTCGCCGGCTGATACCGCCCACGACCCGCACGCGGCGCACGGTCCGGCCGATCCGCATGCGCATCCGCCGGCGCCGCACCACGCTCCGGAAAGATTGCCGCACGCCTTCGTCAACGCCGTCTGTGTGGGCGCGGTGGTGCTGGCGTTCCTGTGGGCATGCATGGCGGTATGGCAATACACCGACTGGGCGGCGGCGCATGATCACGCGGCCTACGACACCTGCGTACCAACCGCGGGCGGCGCCTGCTACACCTGGCTGGGCACCGACGATGGCCGAATGGTATATCCGAGCCACGGGGGATTCTCGCAGTTCAAGGTGGAGGCGGGCTTCCTGCTCGATCCACTCTCGGCAATCTGGCTGCTGTTCGTGACCGGCGTTGGCATGCTGATCCACATCTACTCGACCGGATACATGGCACACGAGGGTGGGTACTACCGCTTCTTCGGTTACCTGAACCTTTTCATGTTCTCCATGCTGGTATTGATCCTGGCGAACAACTACGCGCTGATGTTCGTGGGCTGGGAAGGCGTGGGCCTATGCTCCTATCTGCTGATCGGGTTCTACTTCCAGCGGCCCTCGGCGTCCACGGCGGCGAACAAAGCGTTCATCGTGAACCGCATCGGTGATGCGGGATTCATCTTGGGGATGTTCTCGATCGCGTGGTACTTCGGCACGGTGAAGTACACGGCGGTGACGGAGTTGGCGCGCAGCGGACACTTCGCTTCCGGCGACGCCGTGATCACCTTCGCCACGCTCATGCTGTTCGTGGGCGCGTGCGGCAAGTCGGCGCAGATCCCACTCTATATCTGGCTGCCGGACGCGATGGAAGGTCCCACCCCGGTCTCTGCTTTGATCCATGCCGCGACCATGGTGACGGCGGGCGTCTACATGGTGGCGCGCTCGAACGCGCTATTCGTGCTGGCCCCGGAGACGATGAAGGTGGTGGCCATCGTGGGCGCGCTGACGGCGATATTCGCGGCGTCCATCGGGCTGGTGCAGAACGACATCAAGCGCGTGCTGGCGTATTCGACCGTCTCGCAGCTCGGATATATGTTCCTGGCGCTCGGCGTGGGCGCATTCGCCGCCGGCGTGTTCCACGTGTTCACGCATGCGTTCTTCAAGGCGTTGCTGTTCCTTGGCTCCGGCTCCGTTATCCATGCGATGAGCGGCGAGCAGGACATGCGCAAGATGGGCGCGCTGGGGAAGAAGATCCCGGTGACACATTGGACGATGCTGGTGGGAACGCTGGCCATCGCGGGAATTCCCGGACTAGCCGGCTTCTTCTCGAAGGACGAGATCCTGTGGCAGACGTGGCACAGCGAGAACGGCGCGTACCGGATCCTGTGGTACATGGCGTTCGTAACCGCGCTGATGACCAGCTTCTATATGTTCCGGCTGATGTACCTGACGTTCCAGGGACGGCCGAGGATGTCTCCTGAAGTCGAGAGCCACGTGCACGAATCGCCGAAGTCGATGACGGTGCCGCTGGTCATCCTGGCATTCTGCGCCGTGTTCGCGGGATACCTTGGCTTCCCGCACTCGCTGGGCGGATCGAACCGCTTTGAGAAGTTCCTGGAGCCGGTATTCGCGGGCGAAGCCAAAGAGATGGTTCGCACCGGTGAAGGGAAGCAGCTCGCCGCTGGCGAAAAGGCGGAAGAGAAGACTGACACCGCCGAGTACATCCTGATGTTCCTCTCGGTAGGCGCGGCGTTCGCGGGCTGGGGATTGGCGAAGCGCGCGTACCAGAACGCTGACCGGGGATATCGCGAGCCCATCGAGGTGGCGGCGAAGCCGGTCTACAACGTCCTCTACAACAAGTATTGGGTGGACGAAGCTTACGACTACGTCTTTACCGGTCGGAAGAAGCTCGGCAACGTGCGCCTTGGGGCGATGGGATTAGGCGACGCGTTATGGAAGTTCGACGCCAACGTGATAGACGGCGGCGTGAACGGGGCCGGCTGGCTCACCAAGCTAGCCGGGACGCTCTCGAGCTGGTGGGACAAGTGGATCATCGACGGCATCGGCGTGAACGGGCCGGCGATACTGACGCGCGTGGCGTCGTATCCGGCGCGACTGTTCCAGTGGGGACAGGTGCAGTTTTACGCACTGGTGATGGTGTTGGGACTGATCGGATTCGTGGCGTATTACGTGTGGCGGTAGGTCCGACGAAGGAAGTCTGAGTACGAGCTAACGCAAATGCAGAATCACATACTTTCCATCATCCTGTTAACGCCGCTGGCGGGGGCGCTGCTGCTGTTGTTCGTCCCCAAGGAGAACACGAACGCGATCAAGTGGATCGCGAACCTGTTCGCGCTGGGCGGATTCGTCGTCTCGCTGCCGCTGGTCGTATGGTTCTGGGCGAGTGTGGACCAGCCCGGCTTCAAGTTCGTGGAGGGCGCGGCGAACAACTGGATCCCCTCGATCGGCGCGGGATACCTGATCGGCATCGACGGCATCAGCTTCCTGCTCATCATGCTGACGACGCTGCTGGGATGGATCTCGATCCTCAGCTCGTGGGAAGCCATCCAGGACCGGGTGAAGGAATACTACATCTGGTTCCTCATCCTGCAGACCGGCATGCTCGGCGTCTTCATGGCGCTCGACTTCTTCCTCTTCTACGTCTTCTGGGAAGTGATGCTGGTGCCGATGTACCTGCTGATCGGTATCTGGGGCGGACCGAGGAAACTCTACGCGGCGATCAAGTTCTTCCTCTATACCCTGGTCGGATCGGTGCTGCTGCTGCTGGGCATCCTGTTCCTTTACTTCCACCACCACGCGGTAGGGAACGCTTATACCTTCGCGTTCGCGGACGTCACCGGCCCGGGTACCGCCGTGATGGGCGGTCTCTGGATCAGCACCGCGTCGATCGCGGCGAAGTGGGGCCTGAAATACGTGATCCTGCTCTTCCTCGCGTTCTTCATCGGCTTCGCCATCAAGGTTCCCATGTTCCCGTTCCACACCTGGCTGCCGGACGCGCACGTGGAA encodes:
- the nuoK gene encoding NADH-quinone oxidoreductase subunit NuoK is translated as MGEISTIHYLVVAAALFAIGTIGVLTRRNVVIILMSIELILNAVNLNLVAFSRMYGTLHGQVFSIFIITDAAAEAAVGLGILIAFFRNKETINADEVDLLKW
- a CDS encoding NADH-quinone oxidoreductase subunit J, translating into MQPVATTWFFYGLSAIAIVSALMVIMRRNPVHSAIALVFTLLSVAGLYLMLYAPFVAGVQIILYVGGIMVLFLFVIMLVNIDRNLREEQFNRQWLVATVATVVLAALFGYVYLHGRAFFPAAVPPTPEQVNTQQVGMMLYTAYMYPFEIASLLLLVAIIGAVVMAKKRI
- a CDS encoding NADH-quinone oxidoreductase subunit H → MPQWAQSTLDYLKSNGTPGWYADPVAATIWAVIYILLIFTGVSIAVIAMNWLERKILAHMQVRLGPMRVGPHGLLQPIADALKLLIKEDIMPSEADKVVFWLAPVTVVITAFTVYIVIPFGPQHAVTDMNIGLLFMLGVSSISVLGIIMAGWASNSHYPLMGSLRSSAQMVSYEIAMGMAVVSAVLMTSFKGGGNFLQQIYGTGGPSVGTLSMIGIVRAQEMQGTWFVFKFFPLGLMAFFIFAVAMVAETNRAPFDLPEAESELVAGFHTEYSGFRWSLFFLAEYAAMIAVSSIAVTLWLGGWMRPFSSWRGPEVNIPHYWSGGAIDLAFALLPALTFFVLALMSFIGTVRMPKLPAFRIQTIGLAGFAAALGFIGLVLLEPHVRDRIQDIYWFSLKVAVFMYMYIWYRGTFPRYRFDQLMHLGWKFMIPTGIAVLILTAVLGVLL
- a CDS encoding NADH-quinone oxidoreductase subunit I, with amino-acid sequence MKKFLRKVLLLDLLQGLSLTFRYQDPKEIYTEQYPLQRPEVAERYRGAPRLNVNPDTNETLCIACDLCALACPEHLIVVTSERNEKTRRKELTTFTYDLSRCMFCGLCEDACPTDALELTQDFELASYTREGAIWDRQTLEQGPQPTVYKK
- the nuoL gene encoding NADH-quinone oxidoreductase subunit L; this translates as MFFLEHIWIVPLLPLAGAAVMFFFGRAWRTPTPAGAEGVSSHGGHDDAGASPADTAHDPHAAHGPADPHAHPPAPHHAPERLPHAFVNAVCVGAVVLAFLWACMAVWQYTDWAAAHDHAAYDTCVPTAGGACYTWLGTDDGRMVYPSHGGFSQFKVEAGFLLDPLSAIWLLFVTGVGMLIHIYSTGYMAHEGGYYRFFGYLNLFMFSMLVLILANNYALMFVGWEGVGLCSYLLIGFYFQRPSASTAANKAFIVNRIGDAGFILGMFSIAWYFGTVKYTAVTELARSGHFASGDAVITFATLMLFVGACGKSAQIPLYIWLPDAMEGPTPVSALIHAATMVTAGVYMVARSNALFVLAPETMKVVAIVGALTAIFAASIGLVQNDIKRVLAYSTVSQLGYMFLALGVGAFAAGVFHVFTHAFFKALLFLGSGSVIHAMSGEQDMRKMGALGKKIPVTHWTMLVGTLAIAGIPGLAGFFSKDEILWQTWHSENGAYRILWYMAFVTALMTSFYMFRLMYLTFQGRPRMSPEVESHVHESPKSMTVPLVILAFCAVFAGYLGFPHSLGGSNRFEKFLEPVFAGEAKEMVRTGEGKQLAAGEKAEEKTDTAEYILMFLSVGAAFAGWGLAKRAYQNADRGYREPIEVAAKPVYNVLYNKYWVDEAYDYVFTGRKKLGNVRLGAMGLGDALWKFDANVIDGGVNGAGWLTKLAGTLSSWWDKWIIDGIGVNGPAILTRVASYPARLFQWGQVQFYALVMVLGLIGFVAYYVWR